A section of the Stenotrophomonas sp. 364 genome encodes:
- a CDS encoding rubredoxin — protein sequence MTDATATTFRTWMCVVCGFLYREEDGLPEEGIAPGTRWEDIPDTWTCPDCGVTKDDFEMVEVD from the coding sequence ATGACCGATGCCACCGCCACCACTTTCCGCACCTGGATGTGCGTTGTCTGCGGGTTCCTGTACAGGGAAGAAGACGGCCTGCCGGAAGAAGGCATCGCGCCGGGCACTCGCTGGGAAGACATTCCCGACACCTGGACCTGCCCGGACTGCGGCGTGACCAAGGACGATTTCGAGATGGTCGAGGTCGATTGA
- a CDS encoding DUF192 domain-containing protein, with translation MSLIRLLPLLLLMTLTGCASSGTRHWVELSGARYQVELARDDASRARGLMFRDQMDADHGMLFLHEREELQAYWMKNTKIALDILYFDEQRRLVSQQRDVPPCSAGDRCPPYPSSGPARYVLELNAGQAEKLGLKDGTEITFGPGIADH, from the coding sequence ATGTCGCTGATCCGCCTGTTGCCGCTGCTGCTTCTGATGACCCTCACCGGCTGCGCCAGCAGCGGCACCCGCCACTGGGTGGAACTGAGCGGTGCCCGCTACCAGGTGGAACTGGCCCGCGATGACGCCAGCCGCGCGCGCGGGTTGATGTTCCGCGACCAGATGGATGCCGACCATGGCATGTTGTTCCTGCACGAGCGCGAGGAACTGCAGGCGTACTGGATGAAGAACACCAAGATCGCGCTGGACATCCTGTACTTCGACGAACAGCGCCGGCTGGTCAGCCAGCAGCGCGATGTGCCGCCGTGCTCGGCCGGCGACCGTTGCCCGCCCTACCCCAGCAGCGGCCCGGCCCGTTACGTGCTGGAGCTCAACGCCGGCCAGGCCGAAAAGCTGGGCTTGAAGGACGGCACCGAGATCACCTTCGGCCCGGGCATCGCCGACCACTGA
- the hemL gene encoding glutamate-1-semialdehyde 2,1-aminomutase translates to MNHDQSHALFTRAQTLLPGGVNSPVRAFKSVGGEPFFVQRADGPYLYDVDGNRYIDYVGSWGPMIVGHNHPAVRQAVKHAINNGLSFGAPCEAEVVMAETLTRLIPSCQMVRMVNSGTEATLSAIRLARGATGRSRIVKFEGCYHGHGDSFLVKAGSGMLTLGVPTSPGVPAGLSELTLTLPYNDFDAATALFAEQGEHIAGLIIEPVVGNANCIPPRDGYLQHLRALCTQYGALLIFDEVMTGFRVALGGAQALYGITPDLTTFGKIIGGGMPVGAYGGRADLMAQIAPSGPIYQAGTLSGNPVAMAAGLAMLELVQEPGFHDRLGAASARLCAGLEAAAAEAGVAVTTTQVGGMFGLFFTDQKVDTYAQATACDITAFNTFFHAMLERGVFLAPSAYEAGFMSSAHDDSVIDATIDAAREAFKVVKG, encoded by the coding sequence ATGAACCACGACCAGTCCCACGCCCTGTTCACCCGCGCCCAGACGCTGCTGCCGGGCGGCGTCAACTCGCCGGTGCGCGCGTTCAAGTCGGTCGGCGGCGAGCCGTTCTTCGTGCAGCGCGCCGATGGCCCGTACCTGTACGACGTGGATGGCAACCGCTACATCGACTACGTGGGGTCGTGGGGCCCGATGATCGTCGGCCACAACCACCCGGCCGTGCGCCAGGCGGTCAAGCATGCGATCAACAACGGCCTTTCGTTCGGCGCGCCGTGCGAGGCCGAAGTGGTGATGGCCGAAACCCTCACCCGGCTGATCCCGTCGTGCCAGATGGTGCGCATGGTCAACTCCGGCACCGAAGCCACGCTGTCGGCGATCCGGCTGGCGCGCGGGGCCACCGGGCGCAGCCGCATCGTCAAGTTCGAAGGCTGCTACCACGGTCACGGCGACTCGTTCCTGGTCAAGGCCGGCAGCGGCATGCTGACCCTGGGCGTACCCACCTCGCCGGGCGTACCTGCCGGCCTGAGCGAACTCACCCTGACCCTGCCCTACAACGATTTCGACGCGGCCACCGCGCTGTTCGCCGAACAGGGCGAGCACATCGCCGGGCTGATTATCGAGCCGGTGGTGGGCAACGCCAACTGCATCCCGCCGCGCGACGGCTACCTGCAGCATCTGCGCGCCCTGTGCACCCAGTACGGCGCGCTGTTGATCTTCGATGAGGTGATGACCGGGTTCCGCGTCGCCCTCGGCGGTGCGCAGGCCCTTTACGGCATCACCCCGGACCTGACCACCTTCGGCAAGATCATCGGCGGCGGCATGCCGGTGGGTGCCTACGGCGGCCGGGCCGACCTGATGGCGCAGATCGCCCCGTCCGGCCCGATCTACCAGGCCGGCACGCTCAGCGGCAACCCGGTGGCGATGGCCGCCGGCCTTGCGATGCTGGAACTGGTGCAGGAACCGGGCTTCCATGACCGCCTGGGCGCGGCCAGCGCGCGTCTGTGTGCCGGGCTGGAAGCGGCCGCGGCCGAGGCCGGCGTGGCCGTGACCACCACCCAGGTGGGCGGCATGTTCGGGCTGTTCTTCACCGACCAGAAGGTGGACACCTACGCCCAGGCCACCGCCTGCGACATCACCGCGTTCAACACCTTCTTCCACGCGATGCTGGAACGCGGCGTGTTCCTGGCCCCGTCGGCGTACGAAGCCGGCTTCATGTCCAGCGCGCACGACGACAGCGTGATCGACGCGACCATCGACGCCGCCCGCGAGGCGTTCAAGGTGGTCAAGGGCTGA
- a CDS encoding TIGR02449 family protein: protein MEPSDAITQLQAFAARVEALLERNQRLAEENRSLRHQQEQLVAERSQLLAKNEQARSRVEAMITRLKSLEQHT, encoded by the coding sequence ATGGAACCCTCCGACGCCATCACCCAATTGCAGGCCTTCGCCGCCCGGGTGGAGGCGTTGCTGGAACGCAACCAGCGCCTGGCCGAGGAGAACCGCAGCCTGCGCCACCAGCAGGAACAGCTGGTCGCCGAGCGCTCGCAGCTGCTGGCCAAGAACGAACAGGCCCGCTCCCGGGTCGAAGCGATGATCACCCGCCTCAAGTCCCTGGAGCAGCACACATGA
- the pepQ gene encoding Xaa-Pro dipeptidase has translation MNQPDLGALYSHHVSVLRQRADEALARGGFDHLVIPSGTQHFQVFDDRDYPYAVNPNFKAWLPLTKLPNSWLVYTPGQRPTLIFFQPFDYWHVVPDAPNGWWVEHFDIEIIRSAEHALALLPKDPARCAILGEPQSTLGAFVPNNPAPVLHYLDWQRGYKTPYEIALMRQAQRLGVRGHRAAEAAFRAGASEFEIHMAYCSAVGQDANELPYGNIIGLNEHAAVLHYTDLGRSAPNPLRSFLIDAGASAHGYASDITRTYAAAGHDEFQAMIDAVDAAQQQMAAGVRAGVDYKQLHVDAHLSLMGILKDFGVLKVSPEAALATGVSAAFFPHGLGHLIGLQVHDVAGFAASDRGGRIERPQGHPYLRLTRVLEPGMVVTIEPGVYFIDMLLDEVKQAGNGNSIDWNRVDFFRPYGGIRIEDEVLCTEGDADNLTRPAFAAAD, from the coding sequence ATGAACCAGCCTGACCTCGGCGCCCTGTATTCCCATCACGTCAGCGTGCTGCGCCAGCGTGCCGATGAAGCGCTGGCGCGTGGCGGCTTCGACCACCTGGTCATTCCCAGCGGCACCCAGCATTTCCAGGTTTTCGACGACCGCGACTACCCCTACGCGGTCAACCCGAATTTCAAGGCGTGGCTGCCGCTGACCAAGCTGCCCAACAGCTGGCTGGTGTACACCCCCGGGCAGCGTCCGACGCTGATCTTCTTCCAACCGTTCGACTACTGGCACGTGGTGCCCGACGCCCCCAACGGCTGGTGGGTGGAGCACTTCGACATCGAGATCATCCGCAGCGCCGAGCACGCCCTGGCGCTGCTGCCCAAGGACCCGGCGCGCTGCGCGATCCTGGGCGAGCCGCAGAGCACCCTGGGCGCGTTCGTGCCGAACAATCCCGCGCCGGTGTTGCACTACCTGGACTGGCAGCGCGGCTACAAGACCCCGTATGAAATCGCCCTGATGCGCCAGGCCCAGCGCCTGGGCGTGCGCGGCCACCGCGCCGCCGAGGCCGCGTTCCGTGCCGGCGCCAGCGAGTTCGAGATCCACATGGCCTACTGCAGCGCGGTGGGCCAGGACGCCAATGAACTGCCCTACGGCAACATCATCGGCCTCAACGAACATGCCGCGGTGCTGCACTACACCGACCTGGGCCGCAGCGCACCCAACCCGCTGCGCAGCTTCCTGATCGATGCCGGTGCCAGCGCGCACGGGTACGCCAGCGACATCACCCGCACCTACGCCGCCGCCGGCCATGACGAGTTCCAGGCCATGATCGACGCCGTCGACGCGGCCCAGCAGCAGATGGCCGCCGGCGTGCGTGCCGGGGTGGACTACAAGCAGCTGCACGTGGACGCGCACCTGTCGTTGATGGGCATCCTCAAAGACTTCGGCGTGCTCAAGGTGTCGCCCGAGGCGGCCCTGGCCACCGGCGTCAGCGCGGCATTCTTCCCGCACGGGCTGGGCCATCTGATCGGCCTGCAGGTCCACGACGTGGCCGGGTTCGCCGCCAGCGACCGCGGCGGCCGCATCGAACGCCCGCAGGGCCACCCGTACCTGCGCCTGACCCGCGTGCTGGAGCCGGGCATGGTGGTGACCATCGAGCCGGGCGTGTACTTCATCGACATGCTGCTGGACGAAGTGAAGCAGGCCGGCAACGGCAACAGCATCGACTGGAACCGCGTCGACTTCTTCCGCCCTTACGGCGGCATCCGCATCGAAGACGAAGTGTTGTGCACCGAAGGCGATGCCGACAACCTCACCCGCCCGGCGTTCGCCGCGGCCGATTGA
- a CDS encoding UPF0149 family protein: MTELPSVDDVNKASQALGLGANAAELHGGLCGWLSAGGAPVREWPARVLADDNLPLPAEDDPLSQLLQASVAQLEDRDFAFELLLSDASDTAAQADALFTWARAFLGGFGLGSGGRRPTLSEEGEEALNDLAKLAQASSEDFESGNDDDEDALAEIEEFIRVAVLLLHGDCVMAARHRQRLN, encoded by the coding sequence ATGACCGAACTTCCGAGTGTCGATGACGTAAACAAGGCCAGCCAGGCGTTGGGCCTGGGCGCCAATGCCGCCGAACTGCATGGCGGGCTGTGCGGCTGGCTGTCTGCCGGCGGTGCGCCGGTGCGCGAATGGCCGGCGCGGGTGCTGGCCGATGACAACCTGCCGTTGCCCGCCGAGGACGATCCGCTGTCGCAGTTGTTGCAGGCCAGCGTGGCGCAGCTGGAAGACCGCGACTTTGCATTCGAGCTGCTGCTCAGCGACGCCAGCGACACGGCCGCGCAGGCCGATGCACTGTTCACCTGGGCGCGCGCCTTCCTGGGCGGCTTCGGGCTGGGTTCCGGTGGCCGTCGCCCGACGCTGTCCGAAGAGGGCGAAGAAGCACTGAACGACCTGGCCAAGCTGGCCCAGGCCTCCAGCGAAGACTTCGAAAGCGGCAACGATGATGACGAAGACGCGCTGGCCGAGATCGAAGAGTTCATCCGCGTGGCGGTGCTGCTGCTGCACGGCGACTGCGTGATGGCCGCGCGCCACCGGCAGCGCCTGAACTGA
- a CDS encoding aminopeptidase P N-terminal domain-containing protein, which translates to MRQLTGISAAEYSRRRHQLMEMAGDDAILVLPAAAERVRSLDTHYPFRQDSDFWYLSGFPEPDAVLVLIPGRRHGEVILFCRERDADREAWDGARAGQEGAVSQYGMDDAYPIDDLDDILPGLLEGRSRVYYHFGRDAEFDLKLIGWVNRVRSQVRHGAQPPHEFLELGHLLHEQRLFKSSAEIALMQRAADISVQAHRVAMRVARPGIHEYELQADLEREFRANDACAAYSSIVGAGANGCILHYRDNNARSRDGELVLIDAGAEYRGYASDITRTFPVNGRFSAEQRALHDLVGAAQAAALAQARPGNAYEAGHLAAVETLTEGLLRLGLLKGSVEENIAEGHYQRFYRHKTGHWLGLDVHDVGDYRLAGDSRMLEPGMVFTIEPGLYVSADDRSVEARWRGIGIRTEDDVLITEDGHQVLTAALARSADEIEEEMASR; encoded by the coding sequence ATCCGGCAGCTGACCGGCATCTCCGCCGCCGAATACTCCCGTCGCCGCCACCAGTTGATGGAAATGGCCGGCGACGATGCGATCCTGGTGCTGCCGGCCGCCGCCGAGCGGGTGCGCAGCCTGGACACCCACTATCCGTTCCGCCAGGACTCGGACTTCTGGTACCTCAGCGGCTTCCCGGAGCCGGACGCGGTGCTGGTGCTGATTCCGGGCCGTCGCCACGGTGAGGTGATTCTGTTCTGCCGTGAGCGCGACGCCGACCGTGAAGCGTGGGACGGCGCGCGTGCCGGGCAGGAAGGCGCGGTGTCGCAGTACGGGATGGACGATGCGTACCCGATCGACGACCTCGACGACATCCTGCCCGGTCTGCTGGAAGGGCGCTCGCGGGTGTACTACCACTTCGGCCGCGACGCGGAGTTCGACCTCAAGCTGATCGGCTGGGTCAACCGGGTGCGCTCGCAGGTGCGGCATGGCGCGCAGCCGCCGCATGAATTCCTGGAGCTGGGCCACCTGCTGCACGAGCAGCGGCTGTTCAAGTCCAGCGCCGAGATCGCGCTGATGCAGCGCGCCGCCGATATCAGCGTGCAGGCCCACCGGGTGGCCATGCGGGTGGCGCGCCCGGGTATCCACGAGTACGAACTGCAGGCCGACCTGGAGCGCGAGTTCCGGGCCAATGATGCGTGCGCGGCGTACTCCAGCATCGTCGGTGCCGGCGCCAACGGCTGCATCCTGCACTACCGCGACAACAACGCGCGGTCGCGCGATGGCGAACTGGTGCTGATCGATGCCGGCGCCGAGTATCGCGGCTACGCCAGCGACATCACCCGCACCTTCCCGGTGAATGGGCGCTTCAGTGCCGAGCAGCGTGCGTTGCACGACCTGGTCGGCGCGGCGCAGGCGGCGGCGCTGGCGCAGGCCAGGCCGGGCAATGCGTATGAAGCCGGGCATCTGGCGGCGGTGGAGACCCTCACCGAAGGCCTGCTGCGCCTGGGGTTGCTCAAGGGCAGCGTGGAAGAGAACATCGCCGAAGGCCATTACCAGCGCTTCTACCGGCACAAGACCGGGCATTGGCTCGGGCTGGACGTGCACGACGTGGGCGATTACCGGCTGGCCGGCGACTCACGCATGCTGGAACCGGGCATGGTGTTCACCATCGAGCCGGGCCTGTATGTCTCGGCAGATGACCGCAGCGTGGAAGCACGCTGGCGCGGCATCGGCATCCGCACCGAGGATGACGTGCTGATCACCGAGGATGGGCACCAGGTGCTGACCGCGGCGCTGGCGCGCAGCGCCGATGAGATCGAAGAGGAAATGGCGTCCCGGTAG
- a CDS encoding EVE domain-containing protein, whose amino-acid sequence MTARKRYWLMKSEPDAFSIDDLQRVGREPWNGVRNYQARNFMRDGMKVGDGVLFYHSNTKVPGIVGIATVASEAYPDDTQFNPKSDYYDPKATREEPRWMLVDVAFERKLRDTISLDEIKLHADALGEGFPLTARGNRLSILPVTAAQWKLLLSLEKH is encoded by the coding sequence ATGACCGCACGCAAGCGCTACTGGCTGATGAAGTCCGAACCGGACGCCTTTTCCATCGACGATCTGCAGCGCGTGGGCCGTGAGCCCTGGAACGGCGTGCGCAACTACCAGGCGCGCAACTTCATGCGCGACGGCATGAAGGTCGGCGACGGGGTGCTGTTCTACCACTCCAATACCAAGGTGCCCGGCATCGTCGGCATTGCCACGGTGGCCAGCGAAGCTTATCCGGACGACACCCAGTTCAACCCGAAATCCGACTACTACGACCCCAAGGCCACCCGCGAAGAACCGCGCTGGATGCTGGTGGACGTGGCCTTCGAGCGCAAACTGCGCGACACCATTTCGCTGGACGAGATCAAGCTGCACGCCGATGCGCTGGGCGAAGGATTTCCGTTGACCGCGCGCGGCAACCGCCTGTCGATCCTGCCGGTCACGGCTGCGCAGTGGAAGCTGCTGCTGTCGCTTGAAAAACACTGA
- a CDS encoding tetratricopeptide repeat protein: MQGQITLPTWDSLAELDDEALPLLPTALLIARDEYPDLDPTVYDAVVQAHADHLRTEVDTIEHWPLKIAAVNRHLFDELGYGGDHGEYYDPRNSYLNQVFERRLGNPISLALVQMEVARRLGIPLDGVSFPGHFLVRLPVDDGVLVMDPYNGGRPLDVEELRERARSHLGGETPDDHVLAQILDAAPARAILMRMLRNLHGVYVERGEWDRAARSADRLLKLAPEQDDALRDRGLAYLNLDYQAGARHDLALYLQRNRQATDAQWVREKLVELGGRAPRLH, translated from the coding sequence ATGCAGGGGCAGATCACATTGCCGACGTGGGACTCACTGGCCGAGCTGGATGACGAGGCCCTGCCGCTGTTGCCCACGGCACTGCTGATCGCCCGCGACGAATACCCCGACCTGGACCCCACCGTGTACGACGCGGTGGTGCAGGCCCATGCCGACCACCTGCGTACCGAGGTGGACACCATCGAGCACTGGCCGCTCAAGATCGCCGCCGTGAACCGCCATCTGTTCGACGAACTGGGCTACGGCGGCGACCACGGCGAGTACTACGACCCGCGCAACAGCTACCTCAACCAGGTGTTCGAACGCCGCCTGGGCAATCCGATCTCGTTGGCCCTGGTGCAGATGGAAGTCGCGCGTCGGCTGGGCATTCCGCTGGACGGGGTGTCCTTCCCGGGGCACTTCCTGGTGCGCCTGCCGGTGGACGACGGGGTACTGGTCATGGACCCCTACAACGGCGGCCGCCCGCTGGACGTGGAAGAACTGCGCGAACGCGCGCGCTCGCACCTGGGCGGCGAAACCCCGGACGACCACGTGCTGGCGCAGATCCTGGATGCCGCCCCGGCGCGCGCGATTTTGATGCGCATGCTGCGCAACCTGCACGGTGTGTACGTGGAGCGCGGCGAATGGGACCGCGCCGCGCGCAGTGCCGACCGCCTGCTCAAACTGGCGCCCGAACAGGACGATGCGCTGCGTGACCGCGGCCTGGCGTACCTGAACCTGGATTACCAGGCCGGGGCGCGCCATGACCTGGCGCTGTACCTGCAACGCAACCGGCAGGCCACCGATGCGCAATGGGTGCGCGAGAAGCTGGTGGAACTGGGCGGACGGGCGCCGCGGTTGCATTGA
- a CDS encoding 5-formyltetrahydrofolate cyclo-ligase: MTDPRSALRQQLRQRRRDIPAAQRLAAAEHLADRLLQLPFAPAHGFVAGYWAMDGEIALHRWQMQLPDTLQYCLPILAGDTLRFAPWRPGQPLTANRYGIPEPDIALEATLSPEQMALVVAPLVGFDAQGRRLGMGGGWYDRSFAFRHQRPAPPWLVGVGFSVQQVDDLPVQPWDVAVDAICTDLSTLVCVPTNDRHLP, from the coding sequence ATGACCGACCCGCGCTCCGCACTGCGCCAGCAGTTGCGCCAACGCCGCCGAGACATCCCCGCCGCGCAGCGCCTGGCCGCCGCCGAACACCTGGCCGATCGCCTGCTCCAGCTCCCCTTTGCCCCTGCACACGGCTTCGTTGCCGGGTACTGGGCGATGGATGGCGAAATCGCCCTGCACCGCTGGCAGATGCAACTGCCCGACACGCTGCAGTACTGCCTGCCGATCCTCGCCGGCGACACGCTGCGCTTCGCCCCCTGGCGACCCGGCCAGCCACTGACCGCCAACCGCTACGGCATTCCCGAACCGGACATCGCGCTGGAGGCCACGCTGTCGCCGGAGCAGATGGCGCTGGTAGTGGCGCCGCTGGTCGGGTTCGATGCGCAGGGCCGGCGCCTGGGCATGGGAGGCGGCTGGTATGATCGCAGCTTCGCTTTCCGCCACCAGCGCCCCGCACCGCCGTGGCTGGTAGGGGTCGGCTTCTCGGTGCAGCAGGTCGATGACCTGCCGGTACAGCCCTGGGATGTCGCGGTGGATGCGATCTGCACCGACCTCTCCACCCTTGTCTGCGTACCGACCAACGATCGGCACCTACCGTGA
- the azu gene encoding azurin produces MEIAVKLLVPVLLAGLMLAPAAHARVCAVSIDSTDQMSFSQKEIKVGADCSQVKLTLRHTGKLAATAMGHNWVLTRTPDYQPVAMAGMRTSLADSYLPKGDARVLAHTAVIGGGQTTSVTFSTAKLAKGGDYTFFCSFPGHFAMMKGRFLFG; encoded by the coding sequence ATGGAGATCGCCGTGAAACTGCTTGTTCCCGTGTTGCTCGCCGGCCTGATGCTGGCCCCGGCTGCCCATGCCCGCGTGTGCGCGGTCAGCATCGACAGCACCGACCAGATGAGCTTCAGCCAGAAGGAGATCAAGGTCGGCGCAGACTGCAGCCAGGTGAAGCTGACCCTGCGCCACACGGGCAAGCTGGCCGCCACCGCGATGGGCCACAACTGGGTGCTCACGCGGACCCCCGATTATCAGCCGGTGGCGATGGCCGGCATGCGCACGAGCCTGGCCGACAGCTACCTGCCCAAGGGCGATGCCCGCGTGCTGGCGCATACCGCGGTGATCGGCGGTGGGCAGACCACCAGCGTGACCTTCTCGACCGCGAAGCTGGCCAAGGGCGGCGACTACACGTTCTTCTGCTCGTTCCCGGGGCACTTCGCGATGATGAAGGGCCGTTTTCTGTTCGGCTGA
- the thiE gene encoding thiamine phosphate synthase: MNSASASSVRPRGVYLITPDEADTARLLARTAPLLAAGATWLQYRNKTADAALHLQQATALQALCAQHGVPLIINDDPALAHAVGAAGVHLGGTDGDIGAARALLGPDAIIGASCYDQLANAERAVAEGASYVAFGAFFPTTTKVTSSRATPDLLRQSAALGVPRVAIGGLSPDNVGPIIAAGADLVAVVSGIFAAPDPVATQRAFLAQFP, from the coding sequence ATGAATTCTGCTTCAGCCTCCTCCGTGCGCCCCCGTGGCGTCTACCTGATCACCCCCGACGAGGCCGACACCGCCCGCCTGCTGGCGCGTACCGCGCCGCTGCTGGCCGCCGGCGCCACCTGGCTGCAGTACCGCAACAAGACCGCCGATGCCGCCCTGCACCTGCAGCAGGCCACCGCGCTGCAGGCGCTGTGCGCCCAGCACGGGGTGCCGTTGATCATCAATGACGACCCGGCGCTGGCCCATGCGGTAGGCGCTGCGGGCGTGCACCTGGGCGGCACCGACGGCGACATCGGCGCCGCGCGTGCCCTGCTGGGGCCCGACGCCATCATCGGCGCGTCCTGCTACGACCAGTTGGCCAATGCCGAACGTGCCGTGGCCGAGGGCGCCAGCTACGTGGCGTTCGGCGCGTTCTTCCCCACCACCACCAAGGTCACCTCCAGCCGTGCCACGCCGGACCTGCTGCGGCAAAGCGCCGCACTGGGCGTGCCGCGGGTGGCGATCGGCGGGCTCAGCCCGGACAATGTGGGTCCCATCATCGCGGCCGGCGCCGACCTGGTGGCCGTGGTCAGCGGCATTTTCGCCGCCCCCGACCCGGTTGCCACCCAGCGCGCCTTCCTCGCCCAGTTTCCGTAA
- the rpiA gene encoding ribose-5-phosphate isomerase RpiA, with the protein MSEAKRLAAEKALEYVEDGMIVGVGTGSTVAYFIDGLARIKHRIKGTVSSSEQSTAQLKSHGIEVMELNHTGDLSLYVDGADECDGNKCLIKGGGAALTREKIIAEASERFVCIIDPSKQVPVLGRFPLPVEVIPMARSLIARRILDMTGGQPAWREGVVTDNGNVILDIHHLQITDPVKLERELNQLPGVVSVGLFARRPADVVIVGGEPPQVF; encoded by the coding sequence ATGTCCGAAGCCAAGCGCCTGGCTGCTGAAAAAGCCCTGGAATACGTCGAAGACGGCATGATCGTCGGGGTCGGCACCGGGTCCACCGTTGCCTACTTCATCGACGGCCTGGCCCGCATCAAGCACCGCATCAAGGGCACCGTGTCCAGCTCCGAGCAGAGCACCGCCCAGCTGAAGTCGCACGGCATCGAGGTGATGGAACTCAACCACACCGGCGACCTGTCGCTGTACGTGGACGGTGCCGACGAATGCGACGGCAACAAGTGCCTGATCAAGGGCGGCGGCGCCGCGCTGACCCGCGAAAAGATCATCGCCGAGGCCAGCGAGCGTTTCGTGTGCATCATCGACCCGAGCAAGCAGGTGCCAGTGCTGGGCCGCTTCCCGCTGCCGGTGGAAGTGATCCCGATGGCGCGCAGCCTGATCGCGCGCCGCATCCTGGACATGACCGGCGGCCAGCCGGCCTGGCGCGAAGGCGTGGTCACCGACAACGGCAACGTGATCCTGGACATCCACCACCTGCAGATCACCGACCCGGTCAAGCTCGAGCGCGAGCTCAACCAGCTGCCCGGCGTGGTCAGCGTGGGTCTGTTCGCGCGGCGTCCGGCCGACGTGGTGATCGTCGGCGGCGAGCCGCCGCAGGTATTCTGA
- a CDS encoding HAD-IA family hydrolase — translation MTVAVECLLLDFDGVLVRHARHLRVRHLAASTGCSVAQVQAALFDSGLEQQHDAGLDSALYLQQVSAALGSTLSIAQWQAARIAASLPQAGVIERIEQVARRLPIAILTNNGALMADTIPRILPTLATALHGRILCSGALGARKPAPAVFVQAVELLGARAGRTLFIDDLFTNVRGARQAGLQAETATDSRSIGKVLKRYGLA, via the coding sequence ATGACCGTTGCGGTGGAATGCCTGCTGCTGGATTTCGATGGTGTGCTGGTGCGTCATGCGCGGCACCTGCGCGTGCGCCACCTGGCGGCCAGCACCGGCTGCAGCGTCGCGCAGGTGCAGGCGGCCTTGTTCGACAGCGGCCTGGAGCAGCAGCACGACGCCGGCCTGGACAGCGCGCTGTACCTGCAGCAGGTGAGCGCTGCGTTGGGCAGCACGCTGAGCATCGCGCAGTGGCAGGCCGCGCGCATCGCCGCCTCCCTGCCGCAGGCCGGGGTGATCGAACGCATCGAACAGGTCGCCCGCCGCCTGCCGATTGCGATCCTGACCAACAACGGCGCGCTGATGGCCGACACCATCCCGCGCATCCTGCCTACCCTGGCCACGGCGTTGCACGGACGCATCCTGTGCAGCGGCGCGCTGGGCGCACGCAAACCGGCCCCGGCCGTCTTCGTGCAGGCGGTGGAGCTGTTGGGCGCACGCGCAGGGCGCACGCTGTTCATCGATGACCTCTTCACCAACGTGCGCGGTGCACGGCAGGCGGGATTGCAGGCGGAAACGGCGACCGACAGCCGCAGCATCGGCAAGGTGTTGAAGCGGTACGGCCTGGCGTAG
- a CDS encoding cell division protein ZapA: protein MSQTEPVSVRILDREYTVGVGPEEKEILTAAARLLDAKMREIRGSNRMAAVDRVAVLAALNLAHELQQLRDEHARQGVALQQTLADLNRRLDRAIDGA, encoded by the coding sequence ATGAGCCAGACCGAACCGGTCAGTGTCCGCATCCTGGACCGTGAATACACGGTGGGCGTGGGCCCGGAAGAGAAGGAAATCCTCACCGCCGCCGCCCGGCTGCTGGATGCGAAGATGCGCGAGATCCGCGGCAGCAACCGCATGGCCGCCGTGGACCGGGTGGCCGTGCTGGCCGCCTTGAACCTGGCCCATGAGCTGCAACAGCTGCGCGATGAACACGCGCGCCAGGGCGTGGCGCTGCAGCAGACCCTGGCCGATCTGAACCGGCGGCTGGACCGGGCGATCGACGGGGCGTGA